The window tgtgttcgtgtgcgtgtatgtgcgcgtgtgtgtgtgtgtgcgtgtgtgttgtgtgtgttgtgtgtgtatgtgtgcatgtgtgtgggtgtgtgtgtgtgtgtgtgtgtgtgtgtgcgtgtgtgtgtgtgtgagtgtgtgtttgtgtgtatgtgtgcgtgtgggggtgtgtgcgtgtgcgtgcgtgttataTGTtatcctctctccctcccctacCCCTCTCCCTTTTtcgtctgtatatctgtctgtctgtctctccccccccccttgtctctctcttttattcccctctctatttctccctccctttccctccccactctctctccctccccctctctttctttccctctcccaccctctctctctctctctcgctctctctctctcgctctctctctcttcaagttctctctctctctcttcccccccccccccccccccccctctctttctctccgtctctctcagtctctctctctctctctctctctctctctctctctctctctctcttccccaactctttctctctctcttcccactctctctctctctctctctctctctctgtatgtgtgtagcGAGACGTGTGATGAATTGTTGTTATCTTCATGTCAGATAACACAGCCATCACCTACAATCAGCAGTATTGCTCATGCGCTGAGGTCATCAAAGCTCGGCACAACATTCCGATAGGTAACTGCCAATATATATTTCAACCATTGTGGAAACACATACGAAAAGTGGACTGGAGAGTACTCACACATGCTCCGTCGTGCACAAAAGGAATAAAaccagaaggaaaaaaaaacctttttgtgtgtgttaaagtgtTCAAGAGACTGTGTTTGTTTAGAACAGGTACgttatttttttctgtacaaagaaagaaagaaagaaaggaaggaaagaaaagaaagaaaagaaagaaagaaaataaaaaaggaaaaaaaataaaacaacaacaactacaaccacaacaacaacaacaacaacaacaactgcaacaacaacaacaacaacaacaacaacaacaacaacaacaacaacaacaacaacaactacaactacaacaacagcagaaGGAATAGAACGAacgatcaaacaaacaaacgtccgTGTATCACTTATAAATCAGTCTTCGTTgatttgttcttcttgttgctgttgttgttgtgttgtttctgATGATGATTGATGCGACTACGACGACGACCACGATGATGATATAGTTAtttggtgtctgtgtgtttgcgcCCAGTTTATTTCCATGCCTTCTTTTGTGCATTTAGTAGTCGTGCAGTGCACAAAATATTGTTACTACGTGCAACAAACACTATACAGAAAACTTCAGCTTTATGCTACGTATTTTCGTGAAATAATTAAGCGTTATGTTTCTTGACTCGGCTCTTAAAACTTATCTTGGTTTCtagacatttgtgaccctccaccacgaaatgagtcgcatgtcacctcgcgcggttctgcgctaggcttagtatttataataataagtacttataagtccggggagtgtctggtaacagtgtgagggtcaccttagtcacaggcttataactcaaacagttttcgctcgtttctaaaacgggtttcaccactggatagagcaaaaacaactctttaggaaaatgtaaaattatgaaaatcatgcaaaggtgacatgcgactcattccgtggtggagggtcacatttttgtttgtttggtttaggTAGTCGTGGAAGGTCACGGGTGACAATGAGGAAGATCTCTGTCTCGCTGAGCTCAGGCATACTGGTGCTTCTGTCTCTCAGGCTGTCCTCGGCGGTAGAGAttgacgagagagagacaggtaaGTTTATGTCGTTATCTTGGTAATCACTGTGAGATAAGAATGTTATTGTATGCGACCGGGTTGTTTTAGGTTAATTGCGGATGTGTTTATAACATTCTTTTGTTCATACATCATTTAATTACGTGgacagtcagtcaatcagtcgacagacagacagacatacatacatacagacagacagacagacagacagacggacggacggacagccagagagacagacacacagacacatagacagacacacagacatactggcaaacatacaaacaaacacaattaacaaacaaacatacaaataagcaagcacacaaacaaaagcTGACTCTGAACACATGATTGTGAGGCTCGATACATTGTGTGATAACAACGTGTATCCAAATAATAACCGACAGGTATCAAAGGTAGGCACGAAACACTCCCGTTACATCTTGACTCGGCCGACCAGGAACATGCACAGTTATACAATGTGATATGGCTAAGTGACGATACGGCTGTTTCAGAAATTAAACAGCCCTatcaaaaatgtgagaaaaagtGACACAAACAAATGCCCTCGGCAGTGTATGCATCACATTTAAAGAAAATGCGTCGGGTAGTTTCTGAGAAATgcttatcacacacacacacacacacacacacacacacacacaaatacacacacacacgcacgcacacacacacacacacacacacacacacacacactcacacacacacacacacatacatatatagatttaaataaaacaagaaattcctccgaggtaggaaaaacacccccgtccttaccattctcactgccaccaactgagaaggttatttccctttgaccattaatatgtccctctataagtccttgtagaatcttaatccaccaataactccctaaccgtgtgtttgactggtcccaatttttgtaaggaccgtctcaggaatgtatagaacctgttcaccaagtttggtgacgatcggtccgttcattcttgagatctatatgcgaacataaacacacaaacacacaaacaaacaaacaaacacatcgaccgaatcctatacacacccctataccgggggtgtaaagaaacagaaaacacaccagtaaccaggctAGGTAAGTTAGttgtatacatacacacacacacacacacacatcgggaGACAAACCTCACTCTCCGCGAATGTTaagacattcagtcattacttgactgaatgcAAAAAAGTAATCAAAatgatcacccccccccccccccccccacccccctttccccgtcgcgatataaccttgaacggttgaaaacgacgttaaacaccaaataaagaaagaaacgaaagaATTAAAATGACCAAGTTCGATTTTGCAGACAATGCAAGCAAGTGAATAACGAGCCTTATTGTGTTGGCTTTGTCATCGGAAACAAACCTTTTTTCCCCATATACTCGAAAACACAGTCTCAAATTAACTTTGACCATGAACAAAACATTATAGAAAGCAAAGTGCAGGATTCTCAAAAATAAATGTAGAAGGGAAGGGGAGGGAGGCGGGAGGGGGACGGGGGAAGAAAAGCGTATGTAATATGTCACTCAACTAATATGTAACGCGTGATCCAGGTTTTCCGCCTAATTTATCACGCTGTTTCAGAACGTGACATTGACATGCACGATGTCCTCACAATAATTTTCATCTCTGAGTACacaatgactttcaaaatgaccttgacctttcagTGCACgatggacgggcgcagtggcccagtggaaaagacatcggcctcctaatcggaaggtcttgagttcaaatcccggccgcggccgcctggtgggttaagggtggagatttgtccgaactcccaggtcaacttatgtgcagacctactagTGTTTTATccgccttcgtgtgtacacgcaagcacaagaccaagtgcgcacggaaaagatcctgtaatccatgtcagagttcagtgggttatagaaacacgaaaatacccagcatgcttcccccgaaagcggcgtatggctgcctgaatggcggggtaaaaacgatcatacacgtacaaacccactcgtgcgaaaacatgagtgaacgtgggagtttcagcccatgaacaaagaagaagaagaagaagagaagtgcACGATGACTTTTACGATAACCTTGACTTTGACAAACACGATGACCTTTAcactgaccttgacctttcagTACACGACGGCTATCACAATGACCTTGACCATAAAGCACCCACTGATAATATCtgcaatgaccttgaccttaacaTACCCAATCACATTtacaatgaccttgaccttaacaTACCCAATGACCTTAACAATGGCCTTGACCTTTCAGTGCACGATGACCCCTTCGTGGCCTACCCGTACCGACTGTCCGCGACGTCTTCGTTTGGACTGATACCGGACAGCGTCCTGCCAGGCTCGGAGGTACCCGTGGACACCAGCCTGCCCCACTTCCAGGCCTCGGAGCGAACCAAGTACCTCAGGCTCAGACTCTACCGCAACACAAGGGTATGTGGAATCAAGCGGATCAAGTCCCTACcccgaaaaaacaacaacaaatacaacaaacgaacaaacggaCAAAGAAACAAGAGGCAAACCCTGTTGCTTTCATCACCcacccgagagagagagagagagagagagagagagagagagagagagagatagagagagagagagagagatagagagagagagagagagagagaaagagagagagagagagagagagagagagagagagaaagagagagagagagagagagagagagagagagaggcggggggttgagagagagagtgggggagagagagaaagagtgagagacagagtgagcgagagagatagaaagagagacagatagacaaaacagacatacagaaagacaggaggaagagagacagatatatattttatttcatttcactCGTCACCCGTTTCTTAAATCCTTTCAGAGTAACGACACCAGTACGACACAAACACCTGAGCACGTGACACAGCAGCCAGTCCTACCCGAGGGGGTGAAGATTGACGTGAGCGGAGAGCAGGGCAACATTGCCAGGGTGGACGAGGACCTGGCCTTCGCCGTCAACGAGGATCTGGACATCGTGGTGGAGAACCCTGGCACCTTCACGGAGGTGGATGAGATTGCGTTCTGGGTGAGTTGacgggtggagggggagggagaagagggagagagggagggggagggggaaattgagagggagagataaagagagaggcagacatatgcagaggcagacagagacagacagtgagacagagataaagagagaggcagacagagacagacagtgagacagagataaagagagaggaagTCGATCCTTTATTTGCTTATTTGCATTTAATGTATTTGATTCCTTCGTTCCTTAATTCCCACCCTCATTCATTCAGTCAGTCATCCGTTCGTTCATTTATTCATCTACATTTTCATCTGTTTATTCCATCGATTTATTCATCTTTTTCTCCATGATGATTAATGTTGTCTAAGTgttaaaccattaggggcatttTTTCCGGATGGTACCCCGACTTTGGGTGATTTATTTGTCTTCATAACTCCGCGTGGTGGCTGTATACCAGACGCTGAAACTACGAGAGCGAGCAAATTCTGTAGTCTCGCGAGAATGACGCATGCCTACTTCTACATGTTTACTAattcattaattcattcatttattcatatTTATCAATCTTTGCGTTTATTTTGTCATCAATTTATTCATCTATTTCTCTCCATCACTCCAGGCGGTGGCTTTATACTACGTACAAGTCCAAATTCTTCCGAAACTGAGGCATGCCTAAATATATTTACtaattcatttattcattcacgTCAAacttttcttctattttttcatcaatgtatccatctctctctcactgcagGTGGTGGCCATACGGCGCGTGAAGGGTGAACATGACCGCGTCGTGTCCAACCCTCTGGCCTTTGTGATCAAGATTGACCACGAGGAGCCTACGCGCCAAGGGGCTGCCATCTACGTCGGCATCGTCGTCATCGCCGTCTGCTTCTTCGCCCTCCTCATCCCCCTCACCGTCCGTACCAAGCGGCGCATGCGCGAAGGGAAGCCCGTCTGCGCATGCGGGAGCAGCACCAAGAAGATGGAAGAGCGCGCGCTACGCAAGGAGAACGGAAACGGAAATGACGTAGCGGTGATTGCCGGAAAGGACACACTAGCCATGATGTACGAGGGGCGGCCGAGGGCGATGACGGAAGCTCGCGAGCACGAGACGATTCAGAGCAGGAACATGCGGTCAGTGTCCGAGCACCACTTTCCAGCCGCGCTGGCTTGACCCTCACTACAAGGACGTGTATGTCCACCCGGACTACAAGCACTCGCCCAGCATTCAGCGAGCGGCGGTCATCTCCAGCCAGCCACCCGTGTCTGTGCACCCCGTTAACGGAGAATCGTCCACGAAGCCTACCGATGTCAAGACCCGaatgtgaagggggggggggggggggggggggttcggaaCGCTTTGATACTTGTACATTGAACGTCAGCTTTCGGAGCCTATCAGATATTTTCTTCTTCGGCGCTTTTTGTCCACGAAACCTGTTTCTGTGAAGATCAGaatgtgaaggggggggggggggggggtgtctttcaGAACGCTTTGATGATTGTTGATGGACCATGAGCTTTTGGGGCCTCTTAATAGTCACATTTGTTTATTTCTGTAactttttttacttttatttttatttttacaaaacCCGCGTATGTGAACATCAGAATGTAAAGGAAAATGTCTGTTT is drawn from Littorina saxatilis isolate snail1 unplaced genomic scaffold, US_GU_Lsax_2.0 scaffold_2274, whole genome shotgun sequence and contains these coding sequences:
- the LOC138955184 gene encoding uncharacterized protein, with the protein product MRKISVSLSSGILVLLSLRLSSAVEIDERETVHDDPFVAYPYRLSATSSFGLIPDSVLPGSEVPVDTSLPHFQASERTKYLRLRLYRNTRSNDTSTTQTPEHVTQQPVLPEGVKIDVSGEQGNIARVDEDLAFAVNEDLDIVVENPGTFTEVDEIAFWVVAIRRVKGEHDRVVSNPLAFVIKIDHEEPTRQGAAIYVGIVVIAVCFFALLIPLTVRTKRRMREGKPVCACGSSTKKMEERALRKENGNGNDVAVIAGKDTLAMMYEGRPRAMTEAREHETIQSRNMRSVSEHHFPAALA